The following proteins come from a genomic window of Gimesia chilikensis:
- a CDS encoding DUF1559 domain-containing protein, which produces MLTRRRTPRGFTLIELLVVIAIIAILIALLLPAVQQAREAARRTQCKNNLKQIGLAVHNYADVYTTLPNANCGNSDSITSGGSLFVSILPFIDQSNAYNLYNFDLNNSDPYNVTVTSQKLPFYMCPTSPMRRAVPSCSDDNGRAPGHYAVCGGTEDYNIYWSHVGDPVPAQNGAIVYTGSTAGKIRFRDITDGTSTTLLIGETAYNLPDYKFTSASSSCNGQTRYGFTYWANPYPGSTVCFTAADFNPHDVANDSVFDSNWRKSFRSDHVGGVQFVFVDGSVHFISENIDADLLDALATRNGGEVIGEF; this is translated from the coding sequence ATGCTAACCCGCCGTCGCACCCCTCGTGGTTTCACTCTCATCGAATTGCTGGTCGTGATCGCTATTATCGCGATCCTGATCGCACTGCTACTCCCCGCCGTCCAGCAGGCCCGTGAAGCCGCCCGCCGGACCCAATGCAAAAACAACCTCAAACAGATCGGCCTGGCCGTTCACAACTATGCCGACGTCTACACTACTCTCCCCAATGCTAACTGCGGTAATTCCGACTCCATCACAAGTGGAGGTAGTCTCTTTGTTTCGATCCTCCCCTTCATCGATCAGTCGAACGCATATAACCTTTACAATTTTGATCTGAATAACTCAGACCCTTACAACGTGACGGTCACTTCACAGAAGCTACCGTTTTATATGTGCCCCACATCGCCGATGCGTCGCGCTGTCCCCAGTTGTTCAGATGATAATGGCCGTGCTCCCGGACACTATGCGGTCTGTGGAGGGACAGAAGACTACAATATTTACTGGAGCCACGTTGGCGATCCGGTTCCAGCACAGAATGGTGCCATCGTATACACAGGCAGCACCGCCGGTAAAATTCGATTCCGGGACATCACCGATGGTACCTCCACGACACTGTTAATCGGAGAAACCGCTTACAACCTGCCGGACTATAAATTCACCAGTGCCAGTTCCAGTTGTAATGGTCAGACTCGTTACGGATTCACTTACTGGGCTAATCCCTACCCGGGATCAACCGTCTGCTTCACGGCTGCAGACTTTAATCCTCACGATGTTGCTAACGACTCTGTCTTTGACAGTAACTGGAGAAAATCATTCCGCAGCGACCACGTCGGTGGCGTACAGTTCGTCTTTGTCGATGGCTCAGTACACTTCATCTCCGAAAACATTGATGCCGACCTGCTGGATGCCCTGGCAACCCGAAATGGCGGGGAGGTGATCGGTGAATTCTAA
- a CDS encoding DUF3386 family protein, which yields MPFRQRITRELKQWGLAGLIVLLALSATMEWTPAREQESTDSQQEKAAATKMYQKVREARATWRDFPGFTADVTVCYNGKCTTGKLVADNQFKIKLTLQDESLSEWSLPKLQSVIGHRKYRQQKPIPATFADQEVDHPLGRLVNIDGKNVSFRLQGDVMTEVHRRSDKSWFTISTLDVLRTKENETLPQVTSVTYRNPQTGEILSNRSNTFAFTRVGKFDLPTTMLTVECGEKFERNVGSIKLTNHRLLTDSALSQTN from the coding sequence ATGCCGTTTCGCCAAAGAATCACGCGAGAGCTCAAACAATGGGGCCTGGCTGGCCTGATCGTTTTGCTGGCGCTCTCTGCCACCATGGAATGGACGCCTGCCCGGGAACAGGAATCGACCGATTCCCAGCAGGAAAAAGCAGCCGCGACCAAGATGTACCAGAAGGTCAGAGAAGCCCGGGCGACCTGGCGTGACTTTCCCGGTTTTACGGCAGATGTCACCGTCTGCTACAATGGGAAGTGCACCACCGGGAAACTCGTCGCAGACAATCAGTTCAAAATCAAGCTGACGCTGCAGGACGAGTCACTTTCCGAGTGGAGTCTGCCCAAGCTGCAATCCGTGATTGGACATCGGAAATACCGTCAGCAGAAACCAATCCCCGCCACGTTCGCTGATCAGGAAGTCGATCATCCACTCGGTCGCCTGGTCAACATTGACGGCAAGAACGTTTCGTTTCGCCTGCAGGGGGATGTCATGACAGAAGTCCATCGCCGCTCTGATAAATCGTGGTTTACGATTTCCACGCTGGACGTTCTGCGGACCAAAGAAAATGAAACCCTCCCGCAGGTCACCTCCGTGACTTATCGCAATCCCCAGACAGGCGAAATTCTGTCCAACCGCAGCAATACGTTTGCCTTCACCCGGGTCGGCAAGTTCGACCTGCCCACAACTATGCTGACCGTAGAATGTGGCGAAAAATTCGAACGCAACGTCGGTTCCATCAAGCTGACAAATCACCGCCTGCTGACCGACTCTGCACTCTCACAAACTAACTGA